The following proteins come from a genomic window of Primulina huaijiensis isolate GDHJ02 unplaced genomic scaffold, ASM1229523v2 scaffold43073, whole genome shotgun sequence:
- the LOC140969914 gene encoding non-specific lipid transfer protein GPI-anchored 20-like has translation MQKLKSFTFLVLAFVATLLIIIRPVYGQSRAICTGAMLRSFGPCISFLTGGSNASSPTPDCCSSLKNLVSNGQDCLCLIVAGGVPLQIPINRTLAISLPRACRMTRVPVECKEKPSGSGPNLSPASSPPSPRVPMIPQPVIPSLAPESDLVPTLTPPGMRPTLVPSAAEMVHNVFSYLMAAALGVYFLKFY, from the exons ATGCAAAAACTTAAAAGCTTCACATTTCTAGTACTGGCTTTTGTTGCAACATTACTGATCATCATTAGGCCAGTTTACGGCCAATCACGTGCTATCTGCACGGGAGCCATGCTTCGAAGCTTTGGCCCTTGCATTAGCTTTCTGACCGGTGGCTCCAACGCGTCGTCTCCAACTCCAGATTGCTGCAGTTCACTCAAGAATCTGGTCAGCAATGGACAAGATTGCTTGTGCCTCATTGTTGCAGGAGGTGTCCCTTTACAGATACCTATAAATCGAACTCTTGCTATATCTCTTCCACGTGCTTGTAGGATGACTCGCGTTCCCGTTGAGTGTAAAG AGAAACCAAGTGGGAGTGGACCTAATTTGTCTCCTGCATCATCTCCTCCAAGTCCTAGAG TTCCAATGATTCCACAGCCTGTAATACCTTCTTTGGCACCAGAAAGTGACTTAGTTCCGACCCTGACACCGCCAGGAATGCGACCAACTCTGGTACCATCGGCCGCTGAGATGGTTCATAACGTTTTCAGTTATCTAATGGCAGCGGCTTTGGGAGTCTATTTCTTGAAATTCTATTGA